Proteins co-encoded in one Arachis hypogaea cultivar Tifrunner chromosome 13, arahy.Tifrunner.gnm2.J5K5, whole genome shotgun sequence genomic window:
- the LOC112732558 gene encoding late embryogenesis abundant protein At1g64065, with protein sequence MAYQNQNQSQQRRDQFKPLAPFISSSPSPPPSPFNTNHHAISEKQISRIKRALCCCGCITALFCIVAVILIVLSFTVYNVTDPEVRLNGVTIINGTLNLKANATSPSPSGNVTLLADLSVKNRNSFAFRYGTTTTTVYYEGRGIGEGTMPPGKTKGKRTTRFNVTMQVVAQKLVDAPGLRSDVEDDQAVNISSYARIDGKVKVLNLFYRKVVVLLNCTVEYNVTTGHILHGDNCLNDIRL encoded by the coding sequence ATGGCTTATCAGAATCAGAACCAGAGCCAGCAGCGGAGGGATCAATTCAAACCATTAGCTCCATTCATATCATCGAGTCCCAGTCCCCCTCCCAGTCCCTTCAACACTAACCACCATGCCATTTCCGAAAAGCAAATCAGTCGCATCAAGAGAGCCCTCTGTTGTTGCGGCTGCATCACTGCCCTCTTCTGCATAGTCGCAGTCATACTCATAGTTCTTAGCTTCACCGTTTATAACGTCACGGATCCAGAGGTGAGGCTCAACGGCGTTACAATCATCAACGGAACCCTAAACCTAAAGGCAAACGccacttctccttctccttctggTAACGTCACGCTTCTCGCTGACTTGTCCGTGAAAAACCGAAACTCCTTCGCCTTCAGGTACGGCACCACAACCACAACGGTTTATTACGAGGGGAGGGGAATCGGCGAGGGAACGATGCCGCCGGGGAAGACGAAAGGGAAGAGGACAACGAGGTTTAACGTGACGATGCAAGTGGTGGCGCAGAAGCTGGTGGATGCGCCGGGGCTGAGGAGCGACGTTGAGGACGATCAGGCAGTGAATATAAGCAGTTACGCTCGGATTGATGGGAAGGTGAAGGTTCTAAATTTGTTCTACAGAAAAGTTGTGGTTCTTTTGAATTGCACAGTTGAATACAACGTCACCACTGGCCATATCTTGCATGGTGACAACTGCCTCAACGATATTAGATTGTAG